In the Gossypium raimondii isolate GPD5lz chromosome 9, ASM2569854v1, whole genome shotgun sequence genome, one interval contains:
- the LOC105800045 gene encoding glutamine synthetase cytosolic isozyme 2 has protein sequence MSLLSDLVNLYLSDTIEKVIAEYIWIGGSGIDLRSKARTLPAPVSDPQKLPKWNYDGLSTGQALGKDSEVILYPQAIFKDPFRRGNNILRHKVAYWWLSWTKSMRNESGIEVIKKAIKNLKLRHKDRIAAYGEGNDHRLTGRHETTDINTFSWRVANRGASVKVGRDTAKEGKWYFEDKRPASNMDPYVVTIVETTIPWKP, from the exons ATGTCTTTGCTCTCAGATCTTGTCAACCTCTACCTCTCAGACACCATTGAGAAGGTCATTGCTGAGTATATATG GATTGGTGGATCTGGGATAGACCTTAGAAGCAAAGCCAGG ACTCTTCCTGCCCCTGTAAGTGATCCTCAAAAGCTGCCAAAATGGAACTATGATGGTTTAAGCACTGGCCAAGCTCTTGGGAAAGACAGTGAAGTCATCTTATA CCCACAAGCAATATTCAAAGATCCATTCAGAAGGGGCAACAATATTCTG AGACATAAAGTGGCCTATTGGTGGTTATCCTGGACCAAATCCATGAGAAACGAGAGTGGTATTGAAGTCATCAAGAAAGCTATTAAAAATCTTAAACTGAGGCACAAGGACCGCATTGCCGCATATGGGGAAGGCAATGACCACCGTTTGACCGGAAGACATGAAACGACCGACATTAACACCTTCTCATGG AGAGTGGCGAACCGAGGAGCTTCAGTAAAAGTAGGAAGAGACACAGCGAAAGAAGGCAAATGGTACTTTGAAGATAAGAGGCCAGCTTCAAATATGGATCCATATGTTGTCACTATTGTTGAGACAACCATCCCCTGGAAACCTTAA
- the LOC105800046 gene encoding dihydropyrimidine dehydrogenase (NADP(+)), chloroplastic isoform X6: MKRAFDEGWGAVIAKTVSLDAAKVINVTPRYARLRAGANGSAKGQIIGWENIELISDRPLETMLKEFKQLKKEYPDRILIASIMEEYNKAGWEELIDRVEQTGIDAIEVNFSCPHGMPERKMGAAVGQDCALLEEVCGWINAKATVPVWAKMTPNITDITMPARVALSSGCEGVAAINTIMSVMGISLDTLRPEPCVEGYSTPGGYSCKAVHPIALAKVMSIAKMMKSEFNDKDYSLSGIGGVETGGDAAEFILLGANTVQVCTGVMMHGYGLVKKLCEELKDFMKKHNFKSIEDFRGVSLQYFTTHTDLVRRQQEAIRERKAIKKGLQSDKEWTGDGFVKETESMVSN, translated from the exons ATGAAGAGAGCGTTTGATGAAGGCTGGGGCGCTGTGATTGCCAAAACT GTGTCGCTAGATGCTGCCAAGGTTATCAACGTAACTCCAAGGTATGCCCGGCTACGAGCAGGAGCTAACGGCTCTGCCAAAGGACAGATAATTGGGTGGGAGAACATTGAATTAATCAGTGACCGCCCTCTtgaaactatgttaaaagaatttAAGCAACTGAAAAAAGAGTATCCAGACAGGATCCTGATTGCCTCCATTATGGAGGAATATAACAAAGCTGGCTGGGAAGAACTTATTGATCGAGTAGAGCAAACTGGGATT GATGCCATTGAAGTTAATTTCTCATGCCCTCATGGCATGCCTGAGCGTAAAATGGGTGCAGCAGTTGGGCAAGATTGTGCACTATTGGAGGAAGTTTGTGGATGGATAAATGCAAAAGCTACTGTTCCTGTATGGGCGAAGATGACTCCTAACATCACCGACATCACAATG CCAGCAAGGGTGGCTTTGAGTTCAGGTTGTGAGGGGGTAGCTGCTATAAATACTATCATGAGTGTGATGGGAATCAGTCTTGATACTTTACGGCCGGAGCCCTGTGTTGAGGG CTACTCAACTCCTGGGGGTTATTCTTGCAAAGCAGTCCATCCTATTGCACTTGCTAAAGTGATGAGCATTGCAAAAATGATGAAGTCAGAGTTTAATGACAAGGATTACTCACTTTCGGGCATTGGGGGTGTTGAGACGGGGGGTGATGCTGCTGAGTTTATTCTTCTTGGTGCAAATACTGTCCAG GTCTGTACTGGTGTTATGATGCATGGCTATGGCCTTGTGAAGAAACTCTGTGAAGAGCTCAAGGATTTTATGAAGAAGCACAATTTCAAATCAATAGAAGATTTCAGAGG GGTTTCCCTTCAGTATTTTACGACTCATACGGATTTAGTGCGGAGGCAGCAAGAAGCAATACGAGAGAGGAAAGCTATCAAGAAAGGTTTGCAGTCGGACAAGGAATGGACCGGAGATGGCTTCGTGAAAGAGACTGAGAGCATGGTTTCCAATTAA
- the LOC105800046 gene encoding dihydropyrimidine dehydrogenase (NADP(+)), chloroplastic isoform X4 — protein sequence MASLKFSHSNGNPFAVTRHVTPRSTRPTRIGFKIFASDNHSEPDLSVCVNGLQMPNPFVIGSGPPGTNYTVMKRAFDEGWGAVIAKTVSLDAAKVINVTPRYARLRAGANGSAKGQIIGWENIELISDRPLETMLKEFKQLKKEYPDRILIASIMEEYNKAGWEELIDRVEQTGIDAIEVNFSCPHGMPERKMGAAVGQDCALLEEVCGWINAKATVPVWAKMTPNITDITMPARVALSSGCEGVAAINTIMSVMGISLDTLRPEPCVEGYSTPGGYSCKAVHPIALAKVMSIAKMMKSEFNDKDYSLSGIGVLRRGDAAEFILLGANTVQVCTGVMMHGYGLVKKLCEELKDFMKKHNFKSIEDFRGVSLQYFTTHTDLVRRQQEAIRERKAIKKGLQSDKEWTGDGFVKETESMVSN from the exons ATGGCTTCGCTCAAGTTCAGCCACAGCAACGGCAACCCGTTTGCTGTCACTCGCCATGTTACTCCCAGGTCGACTCGGCCCACTCGGATAGGATTTAAGATTTTTGCTTCTGATAATCATTCTGAACCTGATTTGAGTGTTTGCGTGAACGGGCTGCAAATGCCCAACCCTTTTGTAATCGGGTCGGGTCCTCCCGGTACAAATTATACTGTGATGAAGAGAGCGTTTGATGAAGGCTGGGGCGCTGTGATTGCCAAAACT GTGTCGCTAGATGCTGCCAAGGTTATCAACGTAACTCCAAGGTATGCCCGGCTACGAGCAGGAGCTAACGGCTCTGCCAAAGGACAGATAATTGGGTGGGAGAACATTGAATTAATCAGTGACCGCCCTCTtgaaactatgttaaaagaatttAAGCAACTGAAAAAAGAGTATCCAGACAGGATCCTGATTGCCTCCATTATGGAGGAATATAACAAAGCTGGCTGGGAAGAACTTATTGATCGAGTAGAGCAAACTGGGATT GATGCCATTGAAGTTAATTTCTCATGCCCTCATGGCATGCCTGAGCGTAAAATGGGTGCAGCAGTTGGGCAAGATTGTGCACTATTGGAGGAAGTTTGTGGATGGATAAATGCAAAAGCTACTGTTCCTGTATGGGCGAAGATGACTCCTAACATCACCGACATCACAATG CCAGCAAGGGTGGCTTTGAGTTCAGGTTGTGAGGGGGTAGCTGCTATAAATACTATCATGAGTGTGATGGGAATCAGTCTTGATACTTTACGGCCGGAGCCCTGTGTTGAGGG CTACTCAACTCCTGGGGGTTATTCTTGCAAAGCAGTCCATCCTATTGCACTTGCTAAAGTGATGAGCATTGCAAAAATGATGAAGTCAGAGTTTAATGACAAGGATTACTCACTTTCGGGCATTGGGGTGTTGAGACGGGGTGATGCTGCTGAGTTTATTCTTCTTGGTGCAAATACTGTCCAG GTCTGTACTGGTGTTATGATGCATGGCTATGGCCTTGTGAAGAAACTCTGTGAAGAGCTCAAGGATTTTATGAAGAAGCACAATTTCAAATCAATAGAAGATTTCAGAGG GGTTTCCCTTCAGTATTTTACGACTCATACGGATTTAGTGCGGAGGCAGCAAGAAGCAATACGAGAGAGGAAAGCTATCAAGAAAGGTTTGCAGTCGGACAAGGAATGGACCGGAGATGGCTTCGTGAAAGAGACTGAGAGCATGGTTTCCAATTAA
- the LOC105800046 gene encoding dihydropyrimidine dehydrogenase (NADP(+)), chloroplastic isoform X1, with product MASLKFSHSNGNPFAVTRHVTPRSTRPTRIGFKIFASDNHSEPDLSVCVNGLQMPNPFVIGSGPPGTNYTVMKRAFDEGWGAVIAKTVSLDAAKVINVTPRYARLRAGANGSAKGQIIGWENIELISDRPLETMLKEFKQLKKEYPDRILIASIMEEYNKAGWEELIDRVEQTGIDAIEVNFSCPHGMPERKMGAAVGQDCALLEEVCGWINAKATVPVWAKMTPNITDITMPARVALSSGCEGVAAINTIMSVMGISLDTLRPEPCVEGYSTPGGYSCKAVHPIALAKVMSIAKMMKSEFNDKDYSLSGIGGVETGGDAAEFILLGANTVQVCTGVMMHGYGLVKKLCEELKDFMKKHNFKSIEDFRGVSLQYFTTHTDLVRRQQEAIRERKAIKKGLQSDKEWTGDGFVKETESMVSN from the exons ATGGCTTCGCTCAAGTTCAGCCACAGCAACGGCAACCCGTTTGCTGTCACTCGCCATGTTACTCCCAGGTCGACTCGGCCCACTCGGATAGGATTTAAGATTTTTGCTTCTGATAATCATTCTGAACCTGATTTGAGTGTTTGCGTGAACGGGCTGCAAATGCCCAACCCTTTTGTAATCGGGTCGGGTCCTCCCGGTACAAATTATACTGTGATGAAGAGAGCGTTTGATGAAGGCTGGGGCGCTGTGATTGCCAAAACT GTGTCGCTAGATGCTGCCAAGGTTATCAACGTAACTCCAAGGTATGCCCGGCTACGAGCAGGAGCTAACGGCTCTGCCAAAGGACAGATAATTGGGTGGGAGAACATTGAATTAATCAGTGACCGCCCTCTtgaaactatgttaaaagaatttAAGCAACTGAAAAAAGAGTATCCAGACAGGATCCTGATTGCCTCCATTATGGAGGAATATAACAAAGCTGGCTGGGAAGAACTTATTGATCGAGTAGAGCAAACTGGGATT GATGCCATTGAAGTTAATTTCTCATGCCCTCATGGCATGCCTGAGCGTAAAATGGGTGCAGCAGTTGGGCAAGATTGTGCACTATTGGAGGAAGTTTGTGGATGGATAAATGCAAAAGCTACTGTTCCTGTATGGGCGAAGATGACTCCTAACATCACCGACATCACAATG CCAGCAAGGGTGGCTTTGAGTTCAGGTTGTGAGGGGGTAGCTGCTATAAATACTATCATGAGTGTGATGGGAATCAGTCTTGATACTTTACGGCCGGAGCCCTGTGTTGAGGG CTACTCAACTCCTGGGGGTTATTCTTGCAAAGCAGTCCATCCTATTGCACTTGCTAAAGTGATGAGCATTGCAAAAATGATGAAGTCAGAGTTTAATGACAAGGATTACTCACTTTCGGGCATTGGGGGTGTTGAGACGGGGGGTGATGCTGCTGAGTTTATTCTTCTTGGTGCAAATACTGTCCAG GTCTGTACTGGTGTTATGATGCATGGCTATGGCCTTGTGAAGAAACTCTGTGAAGAGCTCAAGGATTTTATGAAGAAGCACAATTTCAAATCAATAGAAGATTTCAGAGG GGTTTCCCTTCAGTATTTTACGACTCATACGGATTTAGTGCGGAGGCAGCAAGAAGCAATACGAGAGAGGAAAGCTATCAAGAAAGGTTTGCAGTCGGACAAGGAATGGACCGGAGATGGCTTCGTGAAAGAGACTGAGAGCATGGTTTCCAATTAA
- the LOC105800046 gene encoding dihydropyrimidine dehydrogenase (NADP(+)), chloroplastic isoform X7, with protein MKRAFDEGWGAVIAKTVSLDAAKVINVTPRYARLRAGANGSAKGQIIGWENIELISDRPLETMLKEFKQLKKEYPDRILIASIMEEYNKAGWEELIDRVEQTGIDAIEVNFSCPHGMPERKMGAAVGQDCALLEEVCGWINAKATVPVWAKMTPNITDITMPARVALSSGCEGVAAINTIMSVMGISLDTLRPEPCVEGYSTPGGYSCKAVHPIALAKVMSIAKMMKSEFNDKDYSLSGIGVLRRGDAAEFILLGANTVQVCTGVMMHGYGLVKKLCEELKDFMKKHNFKSIEDFRGVSLQYFTTHTDLVRRQQEAIRERKAIKKGLQSDKEWTGDGFVKETESMVSN; from the exons ATGAAGAGAGCGTTTGATGAAGGCTGGGGCGCTGTGATTGCCAAAACT GTGTCGCTAGATGCTGCCAAGGTTATCAACGTAACTCCAAGGTATGCCCGGCTACGAGCAGGAGCTAACGGCTCTGCCAAAGGACAGATAATTGGGTGGGAGAACATTGAATTAATCAGTGACCGCCCTCTtgaaactatgttaaaagaatttAAGCAACTGAAAAAAGAGTATCCAGACAGGATCCTGATTGCCTCCATTATGGAGGAATATAACAAAGCTGGCTGGGAAGAACTTATTGATCGAGTAGAGCAAACTGGGATT GATGCCATTGAAGTTAATTTCTCATGCCCTCATGGCATGCCTGAGCGTAAAATGGGTGCAGCAGTTGGGCAAGATTGTGCACTATTGGAGGAAGTTTGTGGATGGATAAATGCAAAAGCTACTGTTCCTGTATGGGCGAAGATGACTCCTAACATCACCGACATCACAATG CCAGCAAGGGTGGCTTTGAGTTCAGGTTGTGAGGGGGTAGCTGCTATAAATACTATCATGAGTGTGATGGGAATCAGTCTTGATACTTTACGGCCGGAGCCCTGTGTTGAGGG CTACTCAACTCCTGGGGGTTATTCTTGCAAAGCAGTCCATCCTATTGCACTTGCTAAAGTGATGAGCATTGCAAAAATGATGAAGTCAGAGTTTAATGACAAGGATTACTCACTTTCGGGCATTGGGGTGTTGAGACGGGGTGATGCTGCTGAGTTTATTCTTCTTGGTGCAAATACTGTCCAG GTCTGTACTGGTGTTATGATGCATGGCTATGGCCTTGTGAAGAAACTCTGTGAAGAGCTCAAGGATTTTATGAAGAAGCACAATTTCAAATCAATAGAAGATTTCAGAGG GGTTTCCCTTCAGTATTTTACGACTCATACGGATTTAGTGCGGAGGCAGCAAGAAGCAATACGAGAGAGGAAAGCTATCAAGAAAGGTTTGCAGTCGGACAAGGAATGGACCGGAGATGGCTTCGTGAAAGAGACTGAGAGCATGGTTTCCAATTAA